From Candidatus Zixiibacteriota bacterium:
GATGGCGATAACCACGTCATCCCTTCGCACCAGGCCTAAATCTCCATGCAGACCTTCTACCGGATGTAAAAAGAAAGCCGCAGTTCCAGTTGAGGTCAGGGTGGCAGCGATTTTCTTGCCGATTATCCCTGATTTCCCAATGCCGGTTACGATCACCCTGCCACGGCATTTGAGGATTATCTCCACTGCTTTCTGAAACTCGGAGTTTATTTTCTTCTCTAAGTTCAAAATGGCTTCCGCCTCTTTGCGGATCACCTCTTTGGCTTTTTCGATTATCATTTTAGATACCTCAACGGATTTATTTTCTTGCACTCTAAGATCAAATCGACCACCTCTCTGACTGCCCCCTCCCCACCTCTTTTATTAGTTACGTAAAGAGCTAATCGATTGATCCTTTTATCTCCATTTTTAACTCCTACCGGGACCCCCACCTTTTCAAATACTCTATGGTCCCAAAGGTCATCCCCCATAAAAAGTATCTCCTCATCTTTCAATTTAAGCCTTTTTTTCAGCTCTTCGTATCTTTTCAATTTATCATCTATCCCGAAATGGAGCTCTTTCACTTTTAATTCTTTTCCTCTTATCACAGCAGACTTAGAGACTCTGCCTGAAAGAAAACCCACTTTTATCCCAACCCTCCTGGCAAAATATATTCCCAAGCCATCTGAGACATTGAACCTCTTGAATTCCTTACCGTCATTTCCCAGGTAGATCGAATTATCAGTCAAAACCCCATCCACATCCAGAAGTAAAAGCTTTATTTTCCTCAATTTTTTATTCAGAGCCGAATTTATGATTCAAGCCTCCTTGAGCCACGTTCTTCTATGTTCGTCTATCAGTTTCACCTGAAACAAAAGCTGCTCTAATCTATCCAAAGGAAGCATGCTCCCCTTATCGCAGAGCGCTTCCTCAACCCGCGGATGAGTCTCAATAAACAAAGCATCACAACCGCAGGCAACTGCAGCCCGGGCTAAAGGGAAGATAAACTGAGGCTCACCTGAGGAAAAAGTTTTTCCTCCACCTGGTAATTGCAGAGAATGAGTAGCATCAAAAACCACCGGATAACCAAGATTGCTCATAATCACCAGTGAACGAAAATCTACCACTAAGTCATGGTAGCCAAAGAAACTTCCCCTTTCTGTCAATAGAATCTGGTCATTTCCCACTGACTCAGCTTTTTTGGCAATCTGGTCCATATCCTCAGGCGCCATAAACTGTCCCTTTTTGATGTTCAGGGCTTTTCCGGTTTTAGCCGCAGATAAGATCAGGTCTGTCTGCCTGCATAAAAACGCCGGTATCTGCAATACGTCTGCAACCTCAGAGACTGGGGAAGCCTCATCCGGGGAATGAATATCTGTCAAAATCGGGACATCCAGTTCTTTTTTTACCTTTTCCAAAATCCTTAAACCTTCTTTCATACCCGGTCCAGAATATGATTCTATGCTCAGGCGATTAGCTTTTTTGTAGGAGGATTTGAAGATGAATGGGAACTTCAGTTTATCGGTGACCTTTTTTATCTTCTGAGCTGTTTCCAGAACTAGAGTTTCAGACTCTATTACACAGGGACCGGCAATTAAGACTAAATGAGAGCCCTGACCTATAGGGATATCTTTGATCTTTACGGTTTTTTTCATAATGCAAAGGTTTCCTCACATTTTGGTCAGAGGTTCTTTTTCCCCTACCATTTTCAAATCTCTGGAGTTTTTATATCTTAAGGAAGCCTTCACGAAATCGCGGAAGAGCGGGTGTGCTTTCAAGGGTCTGGATTTCAGCTCCGGGTGGAACTGCACTCCAACAAACCAGGGATGGTCTTCGATCTCGATTATCTCCACCAGGCTTTTATCTGGCGAGGTCCCGGCTATTCTCATTCCGGCCTTGCATAAGACCTCTTTGAAACGGTTGTTGAACTCATACCGGTGCCGGTGTCTTTCGCTGATCTTCTCCTCTTCATACGCTTTGAAGGAAAAACTGCTTTTATCCAGATTACAGGGATAAGCCCCCAGTCGCATAGTTGCCCCTTTGTCCACTACCTTCTCCTGCTCGGCAAGTAAGCTGATGACCGGATATTCAGTATGTCGGTCGAACTCGGTGCTGTTTGCACCTTTCATATTGCAGACATTTCTGGCAAACTCGATCACCGCACACTGCATCCCCAGGCAGATTCCAAAAAACGGGATTTTATTTTCTCTGATAAACCTCACTGCCTCTATTTTACCTTCTATTCCCCTTTCACCAAAACCGCCTGGAATCAAAACCCCATCTATATCCTTAAGATATTTTCCCGCACCATCTTTTTCCATATCCTCAGAGGAAATCCAGGAAAGTTCTACCCTAGCTTCATTTTCCTCCCCTGCATGAATGAAAGCTTCGATTATGCTTTTGTAGGAGTCCTTTAAATTGGTATATTTGCCGCAGATTCCTATCTTGACCTGATGTTTTGGATATTTGATCCTCTGCACCATCTTTTCCCACTTGGTCAGATCCGGCTTCTCGCAGGCTAAATCCAGATGCCTGCACACTAAATCATCCAGACCCTGCTGGTGGAAAATCAAGGGTATCTCGTAGATCGATTCCACG
This genomic window contains:
- a CDS encoding HAD hydrolase family protein, yielding MRKIKLLLLDVDGVLTDNSIYLGNDGKEFKRFNVSDGLGIYFARRVGIKVGFLSGRVSKSAVIRGKELKVKELHFGIDDKLKRYEELKKRLKLKDEEILFMGDDLWDHRVFEKVGVPVGVKNGDKRINRLALYVTNKRGGEGAVREVVDLILECKKINPLRYLK
- the kdsA gene encoding 3-deoxy-8-phosphooctulonate synthase, with protein sequence MKKTVKIKDIPIGQGSHLVLIAGPCVIESETLVLETAQKIKKVTDKLKFPFIFKSSYKKANRLSIESYSGPGMKEGLRILEKVKKELDVPILTDIHSPDEASPVSEVADVLQIPAFLCRQTDLILSAAKTGKALNIKKGQFMAPEDMDQIAKKAESVGNDQILLTERGSFFGYHDLVVDFRSLVIMSNLGYPVVFDATHSLQLPGGGKTFSSGEPQFIFPLARAAVACGCDALFIETHPRVEEALCDKGSMLPLDRLEQLLFQVKLIDEHRRTWLKEA
- a CDS encoding CTP synthase, with translation MPKYIFITGGVVSSLGKGVACSSLSLLLKKRGLKVTLQKFDPYLNVDPGTMNPFQHGEVFVLDDGSETDLDLGHYERFLDESLTKDSNVTTGQVYGEVISRERRGDYLGATVQVVPHITDEIKRRARKVAEKNGDVDVVITEIGGTVGDIEGLPFLESIRQMGLENGHSNTLYIHLTLVPYVESAGEVKTKPTQHSVKELREIGIQPDILLCRTSRPLSKQIKDKIGLFCNVPSHAVIEAIDVESIYEIPLIFHQQGLDDLVCRHLDLACEKPDLTKWEKMVQRIKYPKHQVKIGICGKYTNLKDSYKSIIEAFIHAGEENEARVELSWISSEDMEKDGAGKYLKDIDGVLIPGGFGERGIEGKIEAVRFIRENKIPFFGICLGMQCAVIEFARNVCNMKGANSTEFDRHTEYPVISLLAEQEKVVDKGATMRLGAYPCNLDKSSFSFKAYEEEKISERHRHRYEFNNRFKEVLCKAGMRIAGTSPDKSLVEIIEIEDHPWFVGVQFHPELKSRPLKAHPLFRDFVKASLRYKNSRDLKMVGEKEPLTKM